A single region of the Thioalkalivibrio nitratireducens DSM 14787 genome encodes:
- a CDS encoding sodium-dependent bicarbonate transport family permease, whose protein sequence is MGALSNLLIPAVLFFALGFLARVVKSDLRFPQDMAKMLSIYLLVAIGLHGGYELGRADLGVAMQAVVWALVMGFTLPIIGYLLLVATRRVSALDAAAVAAHYGSVSAGTFLAAVAYLDAAGIAYESYPVIMLAVMESPAIIVGLLLAAWTRRRMGRKDAAEPAPEDPVGRGGMSSLLHEALTNGSVMLLLGSLLIGAVAAPGSMDSLFPFINEIFMGVLCLFLLEMGMEAARRIREFRKVGVIMVGFGLVMPLIGGVVGVVIGHWALGFGLGGTTLVAVLGASASYIAVPPAMRLAVPEANPSLYLTLALGITFPFNVIIGIPLYLNLARLVGAA, encoded by the coding sequence ATGGGCGCACTGAGCAACCTGCTGATCCCCGCTGTACTCTTTTTCGCTCTGGGCTTTCTTGCCCGGGTGGTGAAGTCGGACCTGCGCTTCCCGCAGGATATGGCGAAAATGCTGTCGATCTACCTGCTGGTCGCGATCGGCCTGCACGGCGGATACGAACTGGGGAGAGCGGATCTCGGCGTCGCGATGCAGGCGGTAGTCTGGGCGCTGGTGATGGGCTTCACGCTGCCGATCATCGGGTACCTCCTGCTGGTGGCGACGCGCAGGGTGAGTGCGCTGGACGCCGCCGCGGTAGCCGCCCATTACGGCTCGGTCAGCGCGGGAACCTTTCTGGCCGCCGTGGCCTATCTGGATGCCGCCGGCATCGCCTATGAGAGTTACCCGGTGATCATGCTGGCGGTGATGGAGTCGCCCGCGATCATCGTCGGCCTGCTGCTGGCGGCGTGGACGCGCCGGCGCATGGGGCGCAAGGACGCCGCGGAGCCGGCGCCGGAGGATCCGGTTGGCCGGGGGGGGATGTCCTCGCTGCTGCACGAGGCGCTGACCAACGGCAGTGTGATGCTGCTGCTCGGCTCGCTGCTGATCGGCGCGGTGGCCGCGCCGGGTTCGATGGACAGCCTGTTCCCGTTCATCAACGAGATCTTCATGGGAGTGCTGTGCCTGTTCCTGCTGGAAATGGGCATGGAGGCGGCAAGGCGCATCCGGGAGTTTCGCAAGGTCGGCGTGATCATGGTCGGGTTCGGGCTGGTGATGCCCCTGATCGGCGGGGTCGTCGGCGTGGTGATCGGGCACTGGGCGCTCGGGTTCGGTCTGGGTGGTACCACGCTGGTGGCGGTGCTCGGCGCCAGTGCGTCCTATATCGCAGTGCCGCCGGCGATGCGGCTGGCGGTTCCCGAGGCCAACCCGTCGCTGTACCTGACCCTGGCACTGGGCATCACCTTCCCGTTCAATGTGATCATCGGTATCCCGCTCTACCTTAATCTGGCCCGACTCGTTGGGGCGGCGTAA